Proteins from a single region of Aquirhabdus parva:
- a CDS encoding urea amidolyase associated protein UAAP2, whose protein sequence is MEIKSITSPASFKLSAPLKESPLTEATAINSEICAAGEPWMGRVAKGQTFRIVDLEGNQAVDTLFFNANNLEERYSPAHTVQKSGQLYLGLGSKLYSSNAQVMATISADTCGRHDTLGGACASESNTVRYAMEKRPMHSCRDNFMTALTTFPLAEEIGLDVRDIGANINFFMNVPVLPDGELYFADGISGAGKYVEIVAEMDLIVLISNCPQLNNPCNGYNPTPIKLLTWEATNHA, encoded by the coding sequence ATGGAAATTAAATCAATCACCAGCCCTGCATCCTTTAAACTTTCTGCACCATTGAAAGAAAGTCCCCTGACCGAAGCAACAGCCATCAACAGTGAAATCTGTGCTGCCGGTGAACCGTGGATGGGACGGGTCGCAAAAGGACAAACCTTTAGAATTGTGGACCTGGAAGGCAATCAAGCGGTTGATACGCTATTCTTTAATGCCAACAATCTGGAAGAGCGCTACAGCCCTGCGCATACCGTGCAAAAATCTGGGCAACTCTATTTAGGCTTAGGCTCCAAACTGTATTCGAGCAATGCACAAGTGATGGCGACAATCAGTGCGGATACCTGTGGTCGTCATGACACGCTAGGCGGTGCATGTGCAAGTGAAAGTAACACCGTGCGCTACGCCATGGAAAAACGCCCCATGCACTCATGCCGTGATAACTTTATGACAGCACTGACCACCTTCCCCCTTGCAGAAGAAATTGGTTTAGATGTGCGTGATATTGGTGCAAATATTAATTTCTTTATGAATGTCCCAGTGCTGCCTGATGGAGAACTCTATTTTGCCGATGGCATCTCTGGTGCTGGGAAATATGTGGAGATCGTCGCTGAAATGGACCTCATCGTGCTCATTTCCAACTGCCCACAGCTCAACAATCCCTGTAATGGTTACAACCCGACACCGATCAAGCTTTTGACTTGGGAGGCGACAAACCATGCCTAA
- the atzF gene encoding allophanate hydrolase codes for MTIKQNRLTLEIVPDLSISTLQTAYAKGLKPSELIQALLPLLAQDDCTITDSSSHNVWISRFDDQTLIEIAKALDGKDPASLPLYGIPFAIKDNIDAVGLATTAACPAFAYSPEKNAFVVQKLIDAGAIPLGKANLDQFATGLNGTRSPYGIAKNSIDTRYISGGSSSGSALAVALGLASFALGTDTAGSGRVPAAFNELIGVKPSCGLLSSSGLVPACRTLDSISIFALTTEDAESVLNVSAEFDAADSYSKPFAHTTQSVIKRIGVPRADQLNFFGDDGYAQLFEQAKIDGMTKGFELVDIDFSPFITAANLLYSGPWVAERYHAIADLLTQRPEEILPVIRQIVEPAQSITAVQTFDAFYKLASFKRQCDDILNSVDAILTPTTGTIYTIDQMQENPLVLNSNLGYYTNFMNLLDYSALAIPAGRREDNLPFGITFFAQAGLDWDLLDLAKRWQA; via the coding sequence ATGACAATTAAACAAAATCGTCTAACGCTCGAGATCGTTCCCGATCTGAGCATTAGCACGCTTCAAACTGCCTATGCCAAAGGACTTAAACCCTCTGAACTCATTCAGGCACTGTTGCCATTACTTGCACAAGATGACTGCACTATCACTGATAGCAGTAGTCATAATGTCTGGATCAGTCGTTTTGATGATCAAACACTGATAGAAATCGCGAAGGCTTTAGACGGTAAAGACCCTGCAAGCTTACCGCTCTACGGTATCCCTTTTGCGATTAAAGACAATATCGATGCCGTAGGACTTGCCACCACAGCCGCTTGCCCGGCATTTGCCTACTCGCCTGAAAAGAACGCATTTGTCGTCCAGAAGCTGATTGATGCCGGCGCCATTCCTCTGGGTAAAGCCAATCTTGATCAGTTCGCAACAGGACTCAATGGCACTCGCTCACCCTATGGCATTGCGAAAAATAGCATCGATACCCGCTATATTTCTGGTGGGTCAAGTTCAGGATCGGCATTGGCCGTTGCACTCGGATTGGCCAGTTTCGCGCTGGGAACCGATACCGCAGGCTCAGGGCGCGTTCCGGCTGCCTTCAACGAACTGATCGGTGTCAAGCCGAGTTGTGGTTTACTTTCCAGTTCTGGGCTTGTACCTGCCTGTCGTACGCTTGATAGTATATCGATCTTTGCGCTAACGACTGAAGATGCCGAAAGCGTCCTCAACGTCAGCGCTGAATTTGACGCCGCAGATAGCTACAGTAAACCATTTGCCCACACGACCCAGTCAGTCATCAAAAGAATTGGCGTGCCTCGTGCAGATCAGTTGAATTTTTTTGGTGATGATGGCTATGCGCAGCTTTTTGAACAAGCCAAAATCGACGGGATGACCAAAGGTTTTGAACTGGTTGATATTGATTTTTCGCCATTCATCACCGCAGCCAATCTGCTCTATTCCGGCCCATGGGTTGCTGAACGCTATCATGCGATTGCAGATTTACTGACTCAAAGACCCGAAGAAATACTCCCCGTCATTCGCCAGATTGTTGAACCCGCACAATCCATCACCGCTGTGCAAACTTTTGATGCATTTTATAAATTAGCCAGTTTCAAACGGCAGTGTGATGACATCTTAAATAGCGTCGATGCCATTCTGACTCCAACGACAGGAACGATATACACCATCGATCAAATGCAGGAAAACCCCTTGGTGCTCAATAGTAATCTGGGTTATTACACCAACTTTATGAACCTACTCGACTACTCAGCACTCGCCATTCCCGCTGGTCGTCGTGAAGATAACTTGCCTTTCGGTATCACGTTCTTCGCTCAGGCCGGACTGGATTGGGACTTATTGGATCTCGCTAAACGCTGGCAGGCTTAG
- a CDS encoding allophanate hydrolase-related protein has product MTDLNIQIVVCGAHLSGMVLNPQLTERGGVLVKATESAAKYRFYALAGGPPFRPGMVRVVKDGVAIPVEVWSLPAAGFGDFVNNIPSPLGIGKVELADGSLVSGFVCEPFALDGAKDISDVGGWRNYIQSLG; this is encoded by the coding sequence ATGACAGACTTAAACATTCAAATCGTTGTCTGCGGAGCACATCTCTCTGGGATGGTCTTAAACCCGCAACTCACCGAGCGCGGGGGAGTGCTGGTTAAGGCTACTGAATCTGCGGCCAAGTATCGCTTCTATGCACTCGCTGGTGGCCCACCATTTCGCCCTGGCATGGTACGTGTAGTCAAGGACGGTGTTGCTATACCCGTCGAGGTCTGGTCACTGCCCGCAGCGGGTTTTGGGGATTTTGTGAATAATATCCCATCCCCTCTTGGTATTGGTAAAGTAGAACTTGCAGATGGCTCACTCGTATCGGGCTTTGTCTGCGAACCCTTTGCTTTGGATGGTGCAAAGGACATCAGCGATGTTGGTGGCTGGCGAAACTATATTCAATCCTTGGGATAA
- the uca gene encoding urea carboxylase → MPNSPKSKFTKVLIANRGAIACRIIRTLKLLSIQSVAVYSEADHDALHVSLADEAVCIGPAPASESYLQASKILAVAKQTGAQAIHPGYGFLSENAAFADECEANGIAFIGPTGDQMRAFGLKHTARELALQSNVPLLPGSQLLADLDEARTEATRIGYPVMLKSTAGGGGIGMRLIWADSELDDAYASVSRLAKANFKDAGLYLEKYVQAARHIEVQIFGDGQGKVLALGERDCSVQRRNQKVIEETPAPHLSDVQRASLQATAVRLMESIGYRSAGTVEFVMDAQSQEFYFLEVNTRLQVEHGVTEEVTGVDLVAWMVLLASGDLQLPAIAPQPKGASIQVRVYAEDPARNFQPSSGVLTEVIFPDPSAARVEAAVMRGSNVPPFYDPMVAKIIVYAEDREAAMTKLQHALADTHLSGIETNLDYVSEIIAGDIFQEGLQTTRYLNDFSYQAKRIEVLEAGVQTSVQDYPARLGYWDVGVPPSGPMDSLALRAANLLLGNPEGTAGLECTMSGPTLKFYTDSRVCITGAPLPVFLDDVAIPMWTAIAIKAGSVLKLGRMVTGCRSYIAVHGGIDVPDYLGSKSTFTLGQFGGHAGRNLRLGDMLPIKALPIAQTTKSTALPLSLQPTYGHHWEIGVLYGPHGAPDFFTPADIEMFFGTDWEIHYNSSRTGVRLNGPKPEWARRDGGEAGLHPSNIHDNAYAIGAIDFTGDMPVILGPDGPSLGGFVCPAVVVKAELWKLGQLRPGDTVRFIPISQAQTDALESQQLQALSSLQEPLHATLTAELETLQSAILSTYDGHDGAPDVVYRPAGDNYLLVEYGALVLDLNLRFRVHALMQWLYQQKDANLIHGIIDLTPGIRSLQIHYDAVLLPQSELLTRLKQAEHELPAIDEMVVPSRTVWLPLAWDDSQTRLAIEKYMQSVRPDAPWCPSNIEFIRRINGLDSIDDVKKIVFDARYLVMGLGDVYLGAPVATPLDPRHRLVTTKYNPARTWTPENAVGIGGAYMCVYGMEGPGGYQFVGRTIQMWNRYRETPEFEAGKPWLLRFFDQIRFYEVSEEELLNMRREFAAGRMRVKIEEGELSLRQYNEFLTQNAESITAFKTVQQDSFYAERERWRESGQAEYISEADAPIPDSDALKIPDGADAIAAHVPGNIWQVQVKSGDTVRAGDTLLIIESMKMEFPIVAARDGIIGQVLAQPGVQVGGGQNLLVLLEAV, encoded by the coding sequence ATGCCTAACTCGCCTAAAAGTAAATTTACCAAAGTTCTGATTGCCAATCGCGGTGCTATCGCCTGTCGCATTATTCGCACCCTCAAACTGTTGAGTATTCAGTCCGTCGCAGTCTACTCTGAAGCCGACCATGATGCGCTGCACGTGAGTCTGGCGGATGAAGCCGTTTGTATCGGACCTGCACCCGCTAGCGAAAGCTATCTGCAAGCAAGCAAAATCTTAGCAGTTGCGAAGCAGACTGGCGCACAGGCCATCCATCCCGGCTATGGCTTCCTGTCTGAAAATGCCGCTTTCGCAGATGAATGCGAAGCCAATGGCATTGCGTTTATCGGTCCAACTGGCGATCAAATGCGGGCTTTCGGCCTTAAGCACACAGCTCGCGAGCTCGCCCTGCAAAGTAACGTACCACTGCTCCCTGGAAGCCAACTCTTAGCTGATCTCGATGAAGCTCGTACCGAAGCGACACGAATTGGCTATCCCGTTATGCTTAAAAGTACTGCAGGCGGTGGTGGTATTGGCATGCGCTTGATCTGGGCAGATAGTGAACTTGATGATGCCTATGCATCGGTTTCCCGACTGGCTAAAGCCAACTTCAAAGATGCTGGCCTTTACTTGGAAAAATATGTCCAAGCTGCGCGTCATATCGAAGTGCAAATTTTTGGAGATGGTCAAGGCAAGGTGCTGGCTTTGGGAGAGCGCGATTGCTCCGTGCAGCGTCGTAATCAAAAAGTCATTGAAGAAACCCCTGCTCCGCATCTGTCTGATGTACAGCGCGCGAGTCTTCAAGCGACGGCAGTGCGTCTTATGGAGTCCATCGGATATCGTTCAGCGGGTACGGTTGAATTCGTTATGGATGCCCAGAGTCAGGAGTTTTACTTTCTCGAAGTTAATACGCGCTTGCAGGTCGAACACGGTGTCACGGAGGAAGTGACGGGCGTTGATTTGGTCGCGTGGATGGTGCTTCTTGCCAGTGGCGACTTACAATTACCGGCTATTGCGCCACAGCCTAAAGGTGCATCAATTCAGGTCCGCGTCTATGCCGAGGATCCTGCACGTAATTTTCAGCCCTCATCGGGTGTACTGACTGAAGTAATCTTTCCAGACCCATCCGCTGCACGGGTTGAAGCTGCGGTCATGCGCGGATCAAATGTTCCGCCTTTTTATGATCCCATGGTTGCCAAAATCATTGTCTATGCTGAAGACCGCGAAGCAGCAATGACCAAACTCCAGCATGCGCTTGCCGATACCCATTTGTCCGGTATTGAAACCAATTTGGATTACGTCAGTGAAATTATCGCGGGAGATATCTTTCAAGAAGGATTGCAAACAACGCGTTATTTAAACGACTTTAGCTATCAGGCAAAACGGATTGAAGTCTTGGAAGCGGGTGTACAAACCTCAGTACAAGATTACCCTGCACGACTGGGGTATTGGGATGTCGGCGTTCCGCCATCAGGCCCGATGGATTCTCTTGCGCTGCGCGCTGCCAATTTACTTTTAGGTAATCCCGAGGGGACAGCGGGTTTAGAGTGCACCATGAGTGGGCCAACGCTTAAGTTCTATACGGATAGTCGCGTGTGCATTACAGGTGCACCGCTGCCCGTATTTCTTGATGATGTTGCCATACCCATGTGGACGGCTATCGCAATCAAAGCAGGCAGCGTCCTTAAACTCGGTCGAATGGTCACCGGATGCCGCAGTTATATTGCAGTCCATGGTGGCATTGATGTGCCTGATTATTTAGGGAGTAAATCGACCTTTACGCTGGGTCAATTTGGCGGACATGCAGGGCGTAATCTGCGTTTGGGTGACATGCTACCAATCAAAGCACTGCCTATTGCTCAAACGACAAAATCGACCGCTCTACCCTTAAGTTTACAACCTACGTATGGTCATCACTGGGAAATTGGCGTGCTTTATGGACCGCATGGCGCACCTGATTTCTTTACCCCTGCAGACATTGAGATGTTCTTTGGTACGGACTGGGAAATTCACTACAACTCCAGCCGGACTGGCGTTCGCTTAAATGGCCCTAAACCCGAATGGGCGCGCCGTGATGGGGGTGAAGCTGGGCTGCATCCGTCTAACATCCACGATAACGCTTATGCTATCGGCGCCATTGATTTTACGGGTGATATGCCCGTTATTCTGGGACCAGATGGCCCAAGCTTAGGTGGTTTTGTCTGTCCTGCCGTAGTGGTCAAAGCTGAGCTCTGGAAGTTAGGACAACTACGCCCCGGTGATACGGTACGTTTTATCCCCATCAGCCAAGCACAAACCGATGCACTGGAAAGTCAACAGCTCCAAGCACTGAGCAGTCTCCAAGAACCACTCCATGCCACGCTCACGGCTGAACTTGAAACGCTTCAGTCGGCTATTCTCAGTACTTATGACGGACATGATGGTGCACCAGATGTGGTCTATCGTCCGGCTGGAGATAACTATCTACTGGTTGAGTACGGTGCGCTGGTTTTAGATCTGAACTTACGTTTCCGCGTTCATGCCTTGATGCAATGGCTCTATCAGCAAAAAGATGCAAATCTGATCCACGGCATTATTGATCTGACACCGGGTATCCGCTCGCTACAAATTCACTATGACGCCGTTTTGCTTCCGCAAAGTGAACTGCTGACCCGACTCAAACAAGCAGAGCACGAACTCCCCGCGATTGATGAAATGGTCGTGCCATCGCGTACAGTTTGGTTACCACTGGCCTGGGACGACTCTCAAACCCGTCTTGCGATTGAAAAATACATGCAATCGGTTCGACCTGATGCGCCATGGTGCCCCAGTAACATCGAATTTATCCGCCGCATTAATGGTCTAGACTCCATTGATGATGTCAAAAAAATTGTCTTCGATGCCCGCTACTTAGTCATGGGACTCGGTGATGTATATTTGGGTGCCCCTGTTGCGACCCCACTTGATCCACGTCACCGCTTGGTCACTACCAAATATAACCCTGCCCGGACATGGACCCCAGAAAATGCCGTAGGCATTGGCGGTGCCTATATGTGTGTCTATGGCATGGAAGGTCCCGGCGGTTATCAATTTGTCGGTCGGACCATTCAAATGTGGAATCGCTATCGCGAAACCCCAGAATTTGAAGCAGGTAAACCGTGGTTACTGCGTTTCTTCGATCAAATTCGCTTTTATGAAGTCAGTGAAGAAGAACTACTCAACATGCGCCGTGAGTTTGCAGCAGGACGCATGCGAGTAAAAATTGAAGAAGGTGAGCTTAGCCTCCGCCAATACAATGAATTCTTGACGCAAAATGCAGAGAGCATTACCGCATTTAAAACGGTGCAACAAGATTCATTCTATGCTGAGCGCGAACGCTGGCGTGAAAGTGGTCAAGCGGAATATATCAGTGAAGCAGACGCGCCGATACCCGATAGTGATGCACTCAAGATTCCAGACGGGGCTGATGCCATTGCCGCACATGTGCCCGGCAATATCTGGCAGGTTCAAGTCAAATCAGGAGATACTGTCCGCGCAGGCGATACACTGCTGATCATAGAATCCATGAAAATGGAATTTCCGATTGTCGCCGCGCGTGATGGCATCATCGGTCAGGTTTTAGCACAGCCCGGTGTACAAGTCGGTGGTGGACAAAACTTACTGGTTCTTCTGGAGGCTGTCTAA